In one window of Constrictibacter sp. MBR-5 DNA:
- a CDS encoding Na+/H+ antiporter subunit E, which produces MMRRLLLVPKVGILGLIFLRELILSSLAVARDVLRPGHAYRSAIVGVPLDLRNDAQITVLANMVTLTPGTTSLFISDDHETLYVHVMDTPSPEATIASIKDGFEKKVMETFR; this is translated from the coding sequence ATGATGCGCCGCCTGCTGCTCGTCCCGAAGGTCGGGATCCTCGGCCTGATCTTCCTGCGCGAACTGATCCTCTCGAGCCTGGCCGTCGCCCGCGACGTGCTGCGGCCCGGGCACGCCTACCGGTCGGCGATCGTGGGGGTGCCGCTCGACCTGCGCAACGACGCGCAGATCACCGTGCTGGCGAACATGGTCACGCTGACGCCGGGGACGACGAGCCTGTTCATCTCCGACGACCACGAGACCCTCTACGTCCACGTCATGGACACGCCGTCCCCCGAGGCGACGATCGCGTCGATCAAAGACGGCTTCGAAAAGAAGGTGATGGAGACGTTCCGATGA
- a CDS encoding universal stress protein, translated as MAEETGASQEPRARARNRVFLCVVDDTEELHAALEFASLRAKRLPNTRVGIAYVIDAPADFQHWAAVGDLMREEARDEAEQNLLRAASQVQRWSGKIPVVYVREGPMIDELITLIQEDEDVALLILGADVGPQGPGPLVSSLTGKQIGRLRVPLVIVPGNLSDEELESLA; from the coding sequence ATGGCCGAAGAGACCGGAGCGTCGCAGGAACCCCGCGCCCGCGCACGGAACCGGGTCTTTCTCTGCGTCGTCGACGATACCGAAGAACTGCATGCGGCGCTCGAGTTCGCTTCGTTGCGGGCGAAACGCCTGCCGAACACGCGCGTCGGCATCGCCTATGTCATCGATGCCCCGGCCGACTTTCAGCACTGGGCGGCGGTCGGCGACCTGATGCGCGAGGAAGCGCGCGACGAGGCCGAACAGAACCTCCTGCGCGCCGCCAGCCAGGTTCAGCGCTGGAGCGGCAAGATACCGGTCGTCTATGTCCGGGAAGGGCCGATGATCGACGAGCTGATCACCCTGATCCAGGAGGACGAGGACGTCGCGCTGCTGATTCTCGGCGCCGATGTCGGGCCGCAGGGCCCCGGACCGCTGGTCTCGTCCCTGACCGGCAAGCAGATCGGGCGGCTGCGCGTGCCGCTGGTGATCGTGCCCGGCAATCTGTCCGACGAAGAGCTCGAATCGCTGGCCTGA
- the mnhG gene encoding monovalent cation/H(+) antiporter subunit G, translating to MNGILDAAAAVLMLLGAGFVLVAAIGVARLPDIFIRMHAATKAGVVGVGLLLLGVALSFDEAGAWVRVLPAIVFLIVTTPIAAHALARAAYCAGAQLWPGTFADELSEVIPRRVQRLDAGRPQADEREPASADPARQKTASEVDPMTILPFDGRSTAERHMPATMRTRPDTGLRRLLVGLVSGDAGRIAIDQAVRLARETGAELVGLSMVDVPAARRVGAVPLGAMHYARRLSEHRLHEARDKAADVVSAFEVAAAAAGVRYEVRHEEGDPRTLLADASGSFDLVAMPAYGWESDGAEPNGPGLDPLLAAGVRPLLTGTPARREVRHVLLVHDLSQRAGQTVRWFGQTRLWPNATIHVAGIGDAKPTMDATLEEAAAYLGAHGYAAEAIGPMPQSSVAADPLADLPFRCDVAIIANAGSGGRLQRLQADPGRRLRDARCTLVLG from the coding sequence ATGAACGGGATCCTCGACGCGGCCGCAGCCGTCCTGATGCTGCTCGGCGCCGGTTTCGTGCTGGTCGCCGCGATCGGCGTGGCGCGCCTGCCCGACATCTTCATCCGGATGCATGCGGCGACGAAGGCAGGGGTGGTCGGCGTCGGTCTGCTCCTGCTCGGCGTCGCCCTGTCGTTCGACGAGGCGGGGGCCTGGGTGCGGGTGCTGCCGGCCATCGTCTTCCTGATCGTGACGACACCGATCGCGGCGCATGCCCTGGCCCGCGCCGCCTATTGCGCCGGCGCCCAGCTCTGGCCCGGCACGTTCGCCGACGAACTCTCCGAAGTCATTCCACGGCGCGTCCAGCGCCTCGACGCCGGCCGGCCGCAAGCAGACGAACGCGAGCCCGCATCGGCGGACCCGGCAAGACAGAAAACGGCAAGCGAGGTCGACCCCATGACGATCCTTCCCTTCGACGGCCGCTCGACGGCCGAGCGCCACATGCCGGCCACCATGCGCACGCGGCCGGACACCGGACTGCGCCGCCTGCTCGTCGGGCTCGTCTCGGGAGACGCCGGTCGCATCGCAATCGACCAGGCGGTCCGGCTCGCCCGCGAGACCGGCGCCGAGCTCGTCGGCTTGTCGATGGTGGACGTCCCGGCGGCCCGGCGGGTGGGCGCCGTGCCGCTCGGTGCCATGCACTATGCGCGGCGCCTTTCGGAACATCGCCTGCACGAGGCGCGCGACAAGGCTGCGGACGTCGTCTCGGCTTTCGAGGTCGCCGCGGCGGCAGCCGGCGTCCGGTACGAGGTCCGCCACGAGGAGGGCGATCCGCGGACGCTGCTAGCCGACGCCTCCGGCTCATTCGATCTTGTCGCCATGCCGGCCTATGGCTGGGAGAGCGACGGCGCCGAGCCGAACGGCCCCGGCCTCGACCCGCTGCTGGCCGCCGGGGTACGCCCGCTGCTGACCGGCACGCCGGCACGGCGCGAGGTCCGGCACGTCCTGCTGGTTCACGATCTGAGCCAGCGCGCCGGCCAGACCGTCCGCTGGTTCGGCCAGACGCGGCTGTGGCCGAACGCCACGATCCACGTCGCCGGCATCGGCGACGCGAAGCCGACGATGGACGCGACGCTGGAGGAGGCCGCGGCCTATCTCGGCGCTCACGGCTATGCCGCCGAAGCGATCGGGCCGATGCCGCAGTCCTCGGTCGCGGCCGACCCGCTCGCGGACCTGCCGTTCCGGTGCGACGTCGCGATCATCGCGAATGCGGGCAGCGGCGGACGGCTGCAGCGGCTCCAGGCCGATCCGGGACGCCGGCTGCGCGACGCCCGCTGCACGCTCGTGCTGGGCTGA
- a CDS encoding monovalent cation/H+ antiporter complex subunit F, with the protein MIPEGAMFSEGATFVDMVTIPVVAMLLAAVLVAAWRMVHGPTLADRIVALDMLGVIAIGFTAVAALLAGHLGFLDVGLGVALFGFLGTVAFAAFVERSARAPR; encoded by the coding sequence ATGATCCCCGAAGGCGCGATGTTCTCCGAAGGCGCGACGTTCGTCGACATGGTCACGATCCCGGTCGTCGCGATGCTGCTCGCCGCCGTCCTGGTGGCGGCGTGGCGGATGGTGCACGGACCCACGCTAGCGGACCGCATCGTCGCCCTCGACATGCTGGGCGTGATCGCGATCGGCTTCACCGCGGTGGCGGCCCTGCTCGCCGGTCACCTGGGCTTCCTCGACGTCGGGCTGGGCGTGGCGCTGTTCGGCTTCCTCGGCACCGTGGCCTTCGCGGCCTTCGTCGAGCGTTCCGCGAGGGCGCCGCGATGA
- a CDS encoding MnhB domain-containing protein, with protein MNSLILRTSARLLLPAMLIFSLIVLFRGHNDPGGGFIGGLIAASGVAVFAFGFGRESALRVLRVDPIVMLGIGVLVALSSGLLGLFAGEAFLTHHWTFPGGLPIGTALVFDVGVYLVVLGAVTSILFEFMER; from the coding sequence ATGAACTCGCTGATCCTGCGCACCAGCGCGCGCCTGCTCCTGCCGGCGATGCTGATCTTCTCGCTGATCGTCCTCTTCCGCGGCCACAACGACCCCGGCGGCGGCTTCATCGGCGGACTGATCGCCGCGAGCGGCGTGGCGGTCTTCGCCTTCGGCTTCGGCCGCGAGTCCGCCCTGCGCGTCCTGCGCGTCGATCCGATCGTGATGCTCGGCATCGGCGTGCTCGTGGCCCTGAGCAGCGGTCTCCTGGGCCTGTTCGCCGGCGAAGCCTTCCTGACCCACCACTGGACGTTCCCGGGCGGCCTGCCGATCGGCACGGCCCTGGTCTTCGACGTCGGCGTGTACCTGGTCGTGCTGGGCGCCGTCACGTCGATCCTCTTCGAGTTCATGGAGCGCTGA
- a CDS encoding NADH-quinone oxidoreductase subunit K, which translates to MEALIAIAVGVLLASATYLLLSRNLLRLILGLVLIGNAANLTIFAGGRLVGSTPPLLGGSDAGVMANALPQALILTAIVISFALIAFTMGLIYRAQATLETVDTDGMRLAEPPNEPPAVPGTEIAEPAAAPASRPAPRPRRTAAGAAE; encoded by the coding sequence ATGGAAGCCCTGATCGCCATCGCCGTGGGCGTCCTCCTCGCGTCCGCCACCTATCTGCTGCTGAGCCGCAACCTGCTCCGGCTGATCCTCGGCCTCGTGCTGATCGGCAATGCCGCCAACCTGACGATCTTCGCCGGCGGGCGGCTGGTCGGATCGACGCCGCCGCTGCTCGGCGGCAGCGACGCCGGCGTCATGGCGAACGCCCTGCCGCAGGCACTGATCCTGACCGCCATCGTCATCAGCTTCGCGCTGATCGCCTTCACCATGGGCCTGATCTACCGCGCCCAGGCGACGCTGGAGACGGTCGACACCGACGGCATGCGCCTGGCCGAGCCGCCGAACGAGCCGCCGGCGGTGCCCGGCACCGAGATCGCCGAGCCGGCCGCCGCGCCGGCCTCGCGGCCCGCGCCGCGGCCGCGGCGCACCGCTGCCGGAGCCGCCGAATGA
- a CDS encoding TRAP transporter fused permease subunit, which produces MAEPTAKAAVVAGGYESEGYGQGDPHRLTGVAYWVVLVLGAAGILININQVFNLQVFGLLLIDTSYFYVLVAIFLSLSLLIFPAWRGAATNVPWYDWLLAAAAFGATMWLAWHGGQIIQEGWDIIAPTEGVVAAAVLCILGLEAVRRCGGLPLFIICGFFFLYPLFAEQMPGFLWGPSSPIEEVFTSHALGSESIIGVPMRTVASLLLGFLIFGSALVVTGGGDFFMAFATALMGKSRGGPAKVAILSSGFFGSLSGSVISNVVTTGQLTIPTMKRIGYPSVYAASVEACASTGGALMPPVMGAVAFIMAEFLNVPYSTIMLAALVPALLFYLALLLQVDNYAARHGLKGQPASEIPDLWQVLKGGWYYLFSLVLLVYMLLAMRIESYAPYFATAVLLVTCALRPTNRFGLAAMLELIVDSTKNIANIVGILVGIGMIVGALSYTGVGGAFSRELLQFAGGNIYLLLIFGAITSFILGMGMTASACYIFLAIVLGPALIGGGLDPIASHLFILYWGMLSFITPPVALAAVAAASIAKANALATGFKSMRMGAINFILPFLFVLNPTLILQGDPIDVAHDVTTAVFAVWLIASGFEGWLYGVGRLDPVKRILLLAGALVLLIPGTWSDLGGAAIVGVVYLWGYAARRAAA; this is translated from the coding sequence ATGGCGGAACCGACCGCAAAAGCGGCCGTGGTTGCGGGGGGCTATGAGAGCGAGGGATACGGGCAGGGCGACCCGCACAGGCTGACCGGGGTCGCCTATTGGGTAGTTCTGGTCCTCGGCGCGGCCGGGATCCTGATCAACATCAACCAGGTCTTCAATCTGCAGGTGTTCGGTCTCCTGCTGATCGACACCTCATACTTCTACGTCCTCGTCGCCATCTTCCTCTCCCTCTCGCTGCTGATCTTCCCGGCCTGGCGCGGCGCCGCCACGAACGTGCCGTGGTACGACTGGCTGCTGGCGGCCGCGGCGTTCGGCGCCACCATGTGGCTCGCCTGGCACGGCGGTCAGATCATCCAGGAGGGATGGGACATCATCGCCCCGACCGAGGGCGTCGTCGCCGCAGCGGTGCTCTGCATCCTGGGCCTGGAGGCGGTCCGGCGCTGCGGCGGCCTGCCGCTGTTCATCATCTGCGGCTTCTTCTTCCTGTATCCGCTGTTCGCGGAACAGATGCCCGGCTTCCTCTGGGGCCCGTCGAGCCCGATCGAGGAGGTCTTCACCAGCCATGCCCTCGGGTCGGAGAGCATCATCGGCGTGCCGATGCGCACGGTCGCGAGCCTGCTCCTCGGCTTCCTGATCTTCGGCTCGGCCCTGGTGGTGACCGGCGGCGGCGACTTCTTCATGGCGTTCGCCACCGCGCTGATGGGCAAGTCGCGGGGCGGCCCGGCCAAGGTGGCCATCCTGTCGAGCGGCTTCTTCGGCTCGCTCTCGGGCAGCGTCATCTCCAACGTCGTCACGACGGGGCAGCTGACGATCCCGACGATGAAGCGGATCGGCTATCCGTCGGTCTATGCCGCCTCGGTCGAGGCATGCGCGTCCACCGGCGGCGCGCTGATGCCGCCGGTGATGGGCGCGGTCGCCTTCATCATGGCCGAATTCCTGAACGTGCCCTACAGCACGATCATGCTCGCGGCCCTGGTCCCGGCGCTGCTCTTCTATCTGGCATTGCTGCTCCAGGTGGACAACTACGCCGCGCGGCACGGGCTCAAGGGTCAGCCTGCGTCGGAGATCCCCGACCTCTGGCAGGTGCTCAAGGGCGGCTGGTACTATCTCTTCAGCCTCGTCCTTCTCGTCTACATGCTGCTGGCGATGCGGATCGAGTCCTACGCGCCCTATTTCGCGACGGCCGTCCTCCTCGTCACCTGCGCCCTCAGGCCCACCAACCGCTTCGGCCTCGCGGCGATGCTCGAACTCATCGTCGACTCCACCAAGAACATCGCGAACATCGTCGGCATTCTGGTCGGCATCGGCATGATCGTCGGCGCGCTGTCCTACACCGGTGTCGGCGGCGCCTTCTCGCGCGAACTGCTGCAGTTCGCCGGCGGCAACATCTACCTGCTGCTGATCTTCGGCGCGATCACCAGCTTCATCCTCGGCATGGGGATGACCGCATCGGCCTGCTACATCTTCCTCGCGATCGTGCTCGGCCCGGCGCTGATCGGCGGCGGCCTCGACCCGATCGCCAGCCACCTGTTCATCCTCTACTGGGGCATGCTCAGCTTCATCACCCCGCCGGTGGCACTGGCGGCGGTGGCGGCGGCGAGCATCGCCAAGGCGAACGCCCTCGCCACCGGCTTCAAGTCGATGCGCATGGGGGCGATCAACTTCATCCTGCCGTTCCTGTTCGTGCTGAACCCGACGCTGATTCTCCAGGGCGATCCCATCGACGTGGCGCACGACGTCACGACCGCCGTCTTCGCGGTCTGGCTGATCGCGTCCGGCTTCGAAGGGTGGCTCTACGGGGTCGGCCGGCTGGACCCGGTCAAGCGGATCCTGCTGCTCGCCGGTGCGCTGGTGCTCCTGATCCCGGGCACCTGGTCGGACCTCGGCGGTGCCGCGATCGTCGGCGTGGTCTATCTCTGGGGCTACGCCGCCCGCAGGGCCGCCGCCTGA
- a CDS encoding HAMP domain-containing sensor histidine kinase, translating into MAAFFLAGMIGTSHVALLSMLTELERQVERVGAVYVDAISIMAAPHILAKDRQAVYYALDRAMRLARSVHKHQVLALDAEGNVLAHIVRDADADPDIPRPANSLFRMGAGGESAWVGEAVWIDGDVIGYLMTEIDISDIRAHHTWLRWTVMVVDLVIGVFCALLGFALMHRMLTPIRVLTDRLTAFGHGDVRVMPAEELPPASTEFGRLMRSFNGMAAAVRDRERLAADMAAHDRSAALGKLAATVAHEVRNPLAGMSNAVATIRRFGDSPTVRDQSLSLLERGLESIGDVVQATLSTHRGGPGQRVLTAADLEDLRLLVAPEARRRGVVLEWTVAVPDTADVRATELRQILLNLLLNACATTPAGGTVRFTAERGGDALSFSIEDQGGGMPPEVARSLERQEEDPGLPPKGLGTRVVMHLVRELSGKVSVASSPDTGTRITLTIPLNQE; encoded by the coding sequence ATGGCAGCTTTCTTCCTGGCCGGCATGATCGGCACCTCGCATGTCGCGCTGCTGTCGATGCTGACTGAGCTGGAGCGGCAGGTCGAAAGGGTCGGCGCGGTCTATGTCGACGCGATCTCGATCATGGCCGCGCCGCACATCCTGGCGAAGGACCGCCAGGCGGTCTATTACGCGCTCGACCGCGCGATGCGCCTCGCACGGAGCGTGCACAAGCACCAGGTGCTGGCGCTCGACGCCGAGGGCAACGTCCTCGCCCACATCGTCCGCGACGCGGACGCCGACCCCGACATCCCCCGGCCGGCCAACAGCCTCTTCCGCATGGGTGCGGGCGGCGAGTCCGCGTGGGTCGGGGAGGCGGTCTGGATCGACGGCGACGTCATCGGCTACCTGATGACGGAGATCGACATCAGCGACATCCGGGCGCACCACACCTGGCTGCGCTGGACCGTCATGGTGGTCGACCTCGTCATCGGCGTGTTCTGCGCCCTGCTCGGCTTCGCCCTGATGCACCGGATGCTGACGCCGATCCGCGTCCTGACGGACCGGCTGACGGCGTTCGGCCACGGCGACGTGCGGGTCATGCCGGCCGAGGAACTGCCGCCGGCATCCACCGAGTTCGGCCGGCTGATGCGGAGCTTCAACGGCATGGCGGCGGCCGTGCGCGACCGCGAGCGGCTGGCGGCCGACATGGCGGCGCACGATCGCAGTGCTGCCCTGGGCAAGCTGGCGGCGACGGTCGCGCACGAGGTGCGGAACCCGCTGGCGGGCATGTCCAACGCCGTCGCCACCATCCGCCGGTTCGGCGACTCGCCGACGGTGCGGGACCAGTCGCTCAGCCTGCTCGAGCGCGGACTGGAGAGCATCGGCGACGTGGTGCAGGCGACCCTCTCGACCCATCGCGGCGGGCCGGGCCAGCGCGTCCTCACCGCGGCCGACCTGGAGGACCTGCGGCTGCTGGTGGCGCCGGAGGCGCGCCGGCGCGGCGTGGTACTGGAATGGACCGTGGCGGTTCCCGACACGGCGGACGTGCGGGCCACCGAACTGCGCCAGATCCTGCTGAACCTGCTGCTGAACGCCTGCGCGACGACGCCCGCGGGCGGCACGGTCCGCTTCACGGCCGAGCGCGGCGGCGATGCCCTGTCCTTCTCGATCGAGGACCAGGGTGGCGGCATGCCGCCGGAGGTGGCGCGCAGCCTGGAGCGCCAGGAGGAGGATCCGGGACTGCCGCCGAAGGGGCTCGGCACGCGCGTCGTCATGCATCTGGTCCGCGAACTGAGCGGCAAGGTCAGCGTCGCATCGTCGCCGGACACGGGAACGCGCATTACATTGACGATACCATTGAACCAGGAGTGA
- a CDS encoding sigma-54 dependent transcriptional regulator, with protein MSERSALRVALIEDDPILGESLVQRLTLEGMEVVWCRSGAEAVTRLRRSRWDFVVCDIRLPDMNGEEVYGAVMPELGGAPIIFMTAFGDIEQAVRLMRAGADDYLIKPFKIEELVERLDRQRRLAPEGREGEPVLGLSPAMRQVETVLRRVASLDTTVLLLGESGAGKEVAARFLHGAGNRATKPFVGVNCAALAPELADSEIFGHERGAFTSAVGRHTGVAERAADGILFLDEVAELPAGLQAKLLRLIEERSFTRVGGEKAIPFRAKLVCATNADLRARIAEGSFREDLYYRINVIEVTVPPLRDRRMEIVPLARHFLQRFGARFERGAMRLSPDAETVLMAHDWPGNVRELRNRCERAVALAETQTVDARALFPERTLSGRGPGGEAAVSMEAAIEDLGAVRERAEREHIRNVLVQTEGQVGRAAGILGISRTTLWEKMRRFGIGGDG; from the coding sequence GTGTCGGAACGCAGCGCGCTGCGGGTGGCCCTGATCGAGGATGATCCGATCCTCGGCGAATCGCTCGTGCAGCGCCTGACCTTGGAGGGGATGGAGGTCGTCTGGTGCCGCAGCGGCGCCGAGGCGGTGACGCGCCTGCGCCGGTCGCGCTGGGACTTCGTCGTCTGCGACATCCGCCTGCCCGACATGAACGGCGAGGAGGTCTACGGCGCCGTCATGCCCGAACTGGGCGGCGCGCCGATCATCTTCATGACGGCGTTCGGCGACATCGAACAGGCGGTACGCCTGATGCGCGCCGGCGCCGACGATTATCTGATCAAGCCGTTCAAGATCGAGGAACTGGTCGAGCGGCTCGACAGGCAGCGCCGCCTCGCACCCGAGGGTCGCGAGGGCGAGCCGGTGCTCGGCCTGTCGCCCGCCATGCGCCAGGTCGAGACGGTGCTGCGGCGCGTTGCCTCGCTGGACACGACGGTGCTGCTCCTGGGCGAGAGCGGCGCCGGCAAGGAGGTCGCCGCGCGCTTCCTCCACGGCGCGGGAAACCGGGCGACGAAGCCGTTCGTCGGCGTGAACTGCGCCGCACTGGCGCCCGAACTCGCCGACAGCGAGATCTTCGGCCACGAGCGCGGCGCCTTCACCAGCGCCGTCGGCCGCCACACCGGCGTCGCGGAGCGTGCGGCGGACGGCATTCTGTTCCTGGACGAGGTCGCAGAACTGCCGGCCGGGCTGCAGGCGAAGCTGCTGCGCCTGATCGAGGAGCGCAGCTTCACCCGGGTCGGCGGCGAAAAGGCGATCCCCTTCCGCGCCAAGCTCGTCTGCGCCACGAACGCCGACCTGCGCGCCCGGATCGCGGAGGGCAGCTTCCGCGAGGATCTCTACTACCGGATCAACGTGATCGAGGTGACGGTGCCGCCGCTGCGCGACCGGCGGATGGAGATCGTTCCCCTCGCCCGCCACTTCCTGCAGCGGTTCGGCGCGCGCTTCGAGCGCGGCGCCATGCGGCTGTCGCCGGATGCCGAGACGGTACTCATGGCGCACGACTGGCCCGGCAACGTGCGCGAGCTGCGCAACCGCTGCGAGCGGGCGGTGGCGCTGGCCGAGACGCAGACCGTCGATGCGCGCGCCCTCTTCCCGGAACGGACGCTAAGCGGCCGGGGGCCCGGCGGCGAGGCCGCGGTCAGCATGGAGGCCGCCATCGAAGACCTGGGCGCCGTGCGCGAACGGGCGGAACGCGAGCACATCCGCAACGTCCTGGTCCAGACCGAAGGCCAGGTGGGCCGCGCCGCGGGCATCCTCGGCATCTCGCGGACGACGCTGTGGGAGAAGATGCGCCGCTTCGGCATCGGTGGCGACGGCTGA
- a CDS encoding metallophosphoesterase, translating to MRISRRSLLGGVLAAPVAGSAWPTLVEPRFLEIRHRTLTLPHMPAAHGPLRIVFLTDLHVGCPHVTLDRTAALVEQANALSPDVILLGGDYVVQGVVGGRFVAPEDTARVLGGLRAPRGVYTVLGNHDWWLDGWRVRKAFEAAGIPVLENEAIPLPEGPKMWLAGLADEQTRTPDAVATLARVPEDAPVVVLAHNPATFATVPDRALVTLCGHTHGGQVSLPFYGPLVNATKSPLRWTYGHIVEGGRNMIISAGIGTSVLPIRFNMPPEITVVDLQSAAAAEALAA from the coding sequence ATGCGGATTTCGAGACGGTCTCTGCTCGGCGGCGTCCTCGCCGCCCCGGTAGCAGGCTCCGCGTGGCCCACCCTCGTCGAACCCCGGTTCCTGGAAATCCGCCACCGCACGCTGACGCTGCCGCACATGCCGGCGGCGCACGGGCCGCTGCGCATCGTCTTCCTGACGGACCTGCATGTCGGCTGCCCGCACGTGACGCTCGACCGCACCGCGGCATTGGTCGAGCAGGCGAACGCGCTGTCCCCGGACGTGATTCTGCTCGGCGGCGACTATGTGGTGCAGGGCGTCGTCGGCGGCCGGTTCGTGGCACCCGAGGACACGGCACGGGTGCTCGGCGGCCTGCGCGCGCCGCGCGGCGTCTACACCGTTCTGGGCAATCACGACTGGTGGCTGGACGGCTGGCGCGTGCGCAAGGCCTTCGAGGCGGCCGGCATCCCGGTGCTGGAGAACGAGGCGATACCACTGCCGGAGGGTCCGAAGATGTGGCTCGCCGGGCTCGCCGACGAGCAGACCCGCACGCCCGACGCGGTTGCGACCCTGGCCCGCGTGCCCGAGGACGCGCCGGTCGTCGTGCTCGCCCACAATCCGGCGACCTTCGCGACGGTGCCGGACAGGGCGCTGGTCACGCTGTGCGGCCACACCCACGGCGGGCAGGTCTCCCTGCCCTTCTACGGGCCGCTGGTCAACGCCACGAAGTCGCCGCTGCGCTGGACTTACGGCCACATCGTCGAGGGCGGCCGCAACATGATCATCTCCGCCGGGATCGGCACCAGCGTGCTGCCGATCCGCTTCAACATGCCGCCGGAGATCACGGTCGTCGACCTGCAGTCCGCCGCAGCGGCCGAGGCGCTCGCCGCCTGA
- a CDS encoding Na+/H+ antiporter subunit D, with protein MTDSMTIAAPILIPLIAAALCAVFWRSASVQRAISLASSVLLLAAAVWLLRTVTTQGIIASNMGGWQAPFGITMVADTFSAVMVVITAVMGMAVAIYSVAYPDTAAREAAGYHPLFQGMIFGVTGAFMTGDLFNLYVWFEVMLITSFGLLVLGGRRDAIDGGVKYVALNLVATTVFLIAIGLLYGVAGTLNMADLSGKLALVENQGLVTVIGLLFLLAFGMKGAVFPLFFWLPASYHTAPMPIAAIFAALLTKVGVYAIIRAFTLIFTGDVGFFSNAIALIAAATMITGVLGAAAHYDIRRILSFHIISQIGYMLMGLAIYTPLAVAGAILYIVHHIVVKANLFLIAGAIRQAGGSFQLKKLGGLYHTRPLLGVLFLIPALSLAGIPPFSGFWGKLLVIDASLQAEHYALAGIALAVGLLTLYSMIKIWLEAFWKPVPEEGSAYGGAVPVTLSRLRFAVMLTPIVGLAAMTMTIGIWTEPFVALAGDAAAQLLDPRAYIAAVMGAPR; from the coding sequence ATGACCGATTCCATGACGATCGCGGCACCGATCCTGATTCCGCTGATCGCGGCGGCGCTCTGCGCGGTCTTCTGGCGCTCCGCCTCGGTCCAGCGCGCGATCAGCCTGGCGAGCTCGGTGCTGCTGCTGGCGGCGGCCGTCTGGCTGCTCCGCACCGTCACGACGCAGGGCATCATCGCCAGCAACATGGGCGGCTGGCAGGCCCCCTTCGGCATCACCATGGTCGCCGACACCTTCTCGGCCGTGATGGTCGTCATCACCGCGGTCATGGGCATGGCGGTGGCGATCTACAGCGTCGCCTACCCGGACACCGCCGCACGCGAGGCCGCCGGATATCACCCGCTGTTCCAGGGCATGATCTTCGGCGTGACGGGCGCCTTCATGACCGGCGACCTGTTCAACCTCTACGTCTGGTTCGAGGTCATGCTGATCACGTCGTTCGGCCTGCTGGTGCTGGGCGGGCGGCGCGACGCGATCGACGGCGGCGTGAAGTACGTGGCGCTGAACCTGGTCGCGACCACCGTCTTCCTGATCGCCATCGGGCTGCTCTACGGCGTCGCCGGCACGCTCAACATGGCCGATCTCTCCGGCAAGCTGGCGCTGGTCGAGAACCAGGGCCTCGTGACGGTCATCGGCCTGCTGTTCCTGCTGGCCTTCGGTATGAAGGGGGCGGTGTTCCCGCTGTTCTTCTGGCTGCCGGCCTCGTACCACACGGCACCGATGCCGATCGCGGCGATCTTCGCGGCACTGCTGACCAAGGTGGGCGTCTACGCGATCATCCGCGCCTTCACCCTGATCTTCACCGGCGACGTCGGCTTCTTCTCGAACGCCATCGCGTTGATCGCAGCCGCGACGATGATCACCGGCGTCCTGGGTGCGGCCGCGCACTACGACATCCGGCGGATCCTGTCGTTCCACATCATCAGCCAGATCGGCTATATGCTGATGGGACTGGCGATCTACACGCCGCTCGCGGTGGCCGGGGCGATCCTCTACATCGTCCACCACATCGTCGTGAAGGCGAACCTGTTCCTGATCGCCGGCGCGATCCGGCAGGCTGGCGGCTCGTTCCAGCTCAAGAAGCTGGGCGGCCTCTATCACACCCGACCGCTGCTCGGCGTGCTCTTCCTGATTCCCGCTCTGTCGCTCGCCGGCATTCCGCCCTTCTCCGGCTTCTGGGGCAAGCTGCTGGTGATCGACGCCAGCCTGCAGGCCGAGCACTACGCGCTGGCCGGGATCGCTCTGGCCGTCGGCCTGCTGACCCTCTACTCGATGATCAAGATCTGGCTGGAGGCCTTCTGGAAGCCGGTTCCCGAAGAGGGCTCCGCGTATGGCGGTGCCGTGCCGGTCACGCTCAGCCGTCTCCGCTTCGCGGTGATGCTGACGCCGATCGTCGGCCTGGCCGCGATGACGATGACCATCGGCATCTGGACGGAACCCTTCGTCGCACTGGCGGGCGACGCCGCGGCGCAGCTGCTCGACCCGCGTGCCTATATCGCCGCCGTCATGGGAGCGCCGCGATGA